The DNA sequence CGGGGCCGCTTTCGTGTGTCGGGCGCTGCTCCTGCGCGCCGGGGCGCGCGGGCGGTCGCGGTCAGAGCGAATCGCGCAGAGGCTCGAAACCGGCGGCGAAGGCCTCGCCCGGACAGGAGGTGTCCCCGGGCCAGTCGCGGTGCATCGCCACCCCGCGCACCCGGGCGGTGGCACCGGTGACCGGGTTGGCGTAGGCGACGGTTTCCCGCGGATCGACGCCCGCCAGCGAGCAGAGCGTCCTCAGCACCTCGACCAGCCGCTTGCGTGCCGGATCGCTCGGGCCGGACTCGGTGAAGTCGCCGAGCAGGCAGACACCGATATTGCCGGCGTTGTGTCCGCCGACGTGCCCGGCCGTTACGCACCGGGCGCCCTCGGGGCCGGGGGTGATGCCGAAGGCCGACGGCTCTCCCCCGGCGAAGCGCCCCTCGTAGACGGTGCCCGCCGGATCGATGACCAAGTGGTAGCCGATGTCGCCCCAGCCGTTCTCCACGGCGTGCAGGCGGTAGACGGAGCGCATGCTCTCCGCCGGGTCGGGGGCGACCGCCAATGCCGTGTGGTGCACCGTGACCGTCTGCACCGGATGGTGGTCCCGCGGCCACCGCTCCGTTCCCGCCGGGTCGAAGCGCAACCGCTCATCCGCGGCCCACCCGGCCCGGCGCACATAGTCGAAGCCCACCGCGCCTGCCGCGCGGCCGCGGTCACCCGCGGCCAGCGTCCCCCGTGTCGCAGTGCTCATCAGATCCCTACGCCTCCTGCGGATGCCATAGGTGTTCGTGTTTCACATGAAACGGGGGTGCGGACCGCGCGGTCCGCACCCCCGTTTCATGTGAAACATTCCGCCACTCGTCGGCCGCCGGCCGTGGAGTGGCGCCGCGTCGTTCGGCGCCGGAGAAAGCGCTTGGCCGACGTGTCGACAAAACGGCGAGTCTCCACTCGGGAGAGAACGCTACTCTTCGGTGGCCGAGTTCGGTGCCATCGCGGCGATGATGCGCTCCAGATCCTCACGCGTGGCGAACTCGACCACGATCTTTCCCTTGTTGCGCCCCTGGTTGATCTTCACCCGGGTGTCGAAGGCGTCGGAGAGGCGTCGCGACCACTCCTCCATCTCCGGGTTGGGAGCGCTGCGCGCCGGTGCGCGACGCGGTGACGACCGTTTCTCGTCGGTCTCGCCGAGGGTGATGATCTCTTCCAGCGCCCGGACGGACAGCCCTTCCTCCACGATCCGGCGCGCGAGGCGGTCCTGAGTCTCCGACTCCTCGACGGACAGCAGCGCGCGGGCGTGCCCGGCGCTCAGCACCCCGGCAGCAACGCGGCGCTGCACCGACGGAGACAGGTTGAGCAGGCGCAGCGTATTCGTGATGTGCGGGCGTGAGCGGCCGATCCGCTTGGCGAGTTCGTCGTGGGTGGCGCCGAAGTCGTCCAGCAGCTGCTGGTAGGCGGCGGCCTCCTCCAGCGGGTTGAGCTGCTGCCGGTGCAGGTTCTCCAGTAGCGCGTCGCGGAGCAGTTCGTCGTCGGTCGTCTCGCGGACGATGGCCGGAATGGTCTCCAGGCCGACTTCCTTGCTGGCCCGCCACCGGCGCTCGCCCATGATGAGCTCGTAGCGCCCGCCTTCGAGTTTGCGGACGACGATGGGCTGCAGGAGCCCGACCTCGGCGATGGATGCGCGCAGCTCCTCCAGGGCCTCTTCGTCGAAGTGCTGGCGGGGCTGCCTCGGGTTGGGGGTGACCGCACCGACCTCGATCTCCTCAAGGTAGGCGCCCCCGATGGCCTGAGCCTCGGCCGGCTGCTCCGCGCCCACGTCGGGCGGAGCGTCCAGGCTCGCTGACTCGGGCGCTTGGGGTATCAACGCGCCAAGGCCCTTGCCCAGACCGCGCCGCTGCTGGCTCACCGACGTCTCCCTTCACGTCTCATGATCGGTTTCCGGCGCCCATCTTCGCCCGGTGAGCGATCTCGCGCGCCGCCTCCATATAGGAGACCGCACCGGTGGAGCCCGGATCGTAGGTCATCACGGACTGCCCGTAGCTCGGCGCTTCCGATACACGGACGCTCCGGGGCACCAATGTCTTGAGTACCAGATCGCCGAAGTGTCCGCGTACTTCATCCGCAACCTGGGATGCCAGCCTCGTCCGCCCGTCGTACATGGTGAGCAGGATCGTGGAGATCTCCATCGCGGGATTCAGGTGCGACTTCACCAGCTCCACGTTGCGAAGCAGCTGCCCGAGACCTTCCAGTGCGTAGTACTCGCACTGGATGGGGATGAGCACCTCCTCGCACGCCACCATCGCGTTGACCGTCAACAGCCCGAGGGAGGGCGGGCAGTCGATCAAGATGTAGTCCAGTTCGCTGCTGTCGTACGCGGAGAACGCCCGCTTAAGCCGCGACTCGCGCGCGACGAGCGAGACCAATTCGATCTCGGCGCCGGCGAGGTCGATGGTGGCGGGGACGCACCAGAGGTTGTCGATATCGGGGACCGCATGGGCCAGATCGCGGATCTCCTCGTCCTCGACGAGGCAGTGGTAGATGGAACGCGAGTCGGCGTCGCGCTCCATCCCCAACGCCGTCGAGGCGTTCCCCTGCGGGTCGAGGTCGACGACGAGAACGCGGTTGCCGTGCATGGCCAGAGACGCCGCGAGGTTGACGGTGCTCGTCGTCTTGCCGACTCCGCCCTTCTGGTTCGCCACACTGATCACGCGACACTTGCCGGGACGCGGCCACGAAGTGTCACCCTGCCCCCGGACCGACATGGCCGCGCGGGCGGCACGGGCGATGGGCGTATCGAATTCCACCTCGGCGTCCGGTGCGGAGATCACGTCCACATCCGTTTCACGTGAAACCTCGGCAGTCATGGCATGGTCCTCCCAGTACGGAGTTTCACGTGAAACATATGCGCCGTCGGACTGGTTCTGGGGCACGAATGACTTCACCTCTTCCGTCCGCGCTTCTTCCTGGATCCACCTGAAGGGCGTCGCGGCTTGGACGCGCCGGAATGATCGCTCTCAGATGTGACCGTCACGCGAACAACCGTGGTAGCGGGTTCGACTTTACCGCGCCCGACCCGAATCACATCAGCAACGCAGGGGCGTTGTGCCGACAAATCCCCGCGCGCCTCCGCGAGTTCACTCTCCGCCTGCTCGCCCTTCAGCGCCAGGAGACTGCCGCCCTTGCGCAGCAGGGGCAGCGCCCACGCGGCCAACCGCGGTAGCGGGGCGACCGCGCGGGCGGTGACGATGTCGGCTCGCAGGTGCGCGTGGACTTCCTCGGCACGACCGCGGCGCACTTCGACGTTGGGCAGACCGAGATCCTCGATGCACTCCCGCAGGAAGACCGTCCGACGCAGCAGCGGCTCCAGCAGAGTGACCGATAGATCCGGACGCAGAATACCCAGAACCACGCCGGGAAGTCCGGCGCCAGAGCCGATATCGACGACCTGCGCCCCCTCGGGCACGAGTTCCTCGATCACGGCGCAGTTCATCAGATGCCGCTCCCACAGCCGGGGCACCTCGCGTGGACCGATGAGGCCGCGCTCCACTCCGGCGTCGGCGAGCAGATCCGCGTACCGCCCCACGAGCGGTAGCGCGTCTCCGAAGACATGCTGGGCCTGTTCGGGCGGTGCCACCTTCCCCTCAGCACCCGAGGCCATCAGTCACCACCTTGTCCCTTTCAGACCGGTCGGCGATGAATCGACAGGTCGACATGGAGAGAAATCCAGGGAAGTAGATACAGAAGCGCCCCCCACGATCCTATGCGTGAGGGGCGCCTGCGCCGGACATGGATGTTTCACGTGAAACCGGAACGGTACCGGTGGAGCCGCATCCACCGGGCGGGCGTGCGCTGCCGCTGATGCGCCAAGCAGCAGTGCGGCGGCCTCATTCGGCCGGGTAGACCACCACGTAGCGGTTGGGCTCCTCGCCTTCGGACTCGCTGCGCAGACCCGCAGCGGCAACGGCGTCGTGCACCACCTTGCGCTCGAAGGGGGTCATCGGCGAGAGCGGCTTGACCTCACCGGACTTCTTGACGTCCTCGACCGCGTCTGCTCCCAGCCGCGAAAGCGCCTGCCGCCGGGAGTCGCGGTAGCCGCCGATGTCGAGCATCAGCCGACTGCGATTGCCGGTCGTGCGGTGGACCGCGAGCCGGGTCAGCTCCTGAAGGGCCTCCAGCACCTCGCCGTTGTCGCCGATGAGCTCGTCGAGCGTGGCGCCCACGACGGATACCAGCGCACGGTCGCCCTCGACGTCCATGTCGATGTCGCCGTCGTAGTCGGCGATGTCCAGCAGACCCTCGATGTAGTCGGCGGCGATGTCGCCCTCGCGCTCCAGGGCCGCGACGTCGACCGTGCTCTCCTCGGTCTGGCTTTCGGCCGCCGGCGCCTCCGCCACGGCGACGCTCCCGCGCTCGTCCGCCCCGTCCTCGTTGCCGTTGCTCACAGCGAACTGTCTCCTAACGTCTGAGCGGGAACCGCAAGGCGCGCCTCCAGGGCGTGGTACTGCCTGCGCGATCTTCCGGTTCTCCCGATGGCCCTACTTGCGCGGGTTGCCGCCGGTGCGCTTGGCCCGCGACTGCTTCTTCGGCTGCCTACGCTCGATCTTAGGCTCTTCGACCGGTTCTGGCGCGCTCTCTTTGCGCTTGCCGAGCAACCCCTTGGCGGATCCGTTCGGCGAGGCGGTCTTCGCGGCGTCCGCGGCGCTCTCTTCGCCGTCCTTGACCGGCTTGCGGTAGAGGAAGTGCTGCTGGCCCATGGTCCACAGGTTCGAGGTCACCCAGTAGATCAGCACACCGATCGGCATCCCCAGGCCGAAGAGGCCGAAGCCCGGCGCCAGGTACATCATGATCTTCTGCGACTGCGCCATGGGGTTGTCCGACGACGCCTGCATCGGGTTGCGCTTCATGCTCTGGCGCATCGTCAGGTACGTCGTCGTGCCCATGATCACACAGGCGATGACGATGACAGCCTTGGCCATGATGGGGTTGGCGCCGTACTGCTCCAGCTCCTGGTTACTCATGAGGAACTGAGCCGCCAGCGGGGCG is a window from the Streptomonospora litoralis genome containing:
- the rsmG gene encoding 16S rRNA (guanine(527)-N(7))-methyltransferase RsmG; its protein translation is MASGAEGKVAPPEQAQHVFGDALPLVGRYADLLADAGVERGLIGPREVPRLWERHLMNCAVIEELVPEGAQVVDIGSGAGLPGVVLGILRPDLSVTLLEPLLRRTVFLRECIEDLGLPNVEVRRGRAEEVHAHLRADIVTARAVAPLPRLAAWALPLLRKGGSLLALKGEQAESELAEARGDLSAQRPCVADVIRVGRGKVEPATTVVRVTVTSESDHSGASKPRRPSGGSRKKRGRKR
- a CDS encoding ParA family protein, producing MSVRGQGDTSWPRPGKCRVISVANQKGGVGKTTSTVNLAASLAMHGNRVLVVDLDPQGNASTALGMERDADSRSIYHCLVEDEEIRDLAHAVPDIDNLWCVPATIDLAGAEIELVSLVARESRLKRAFSAYDSSELDYILIDCPPSLGLLTVNAMVACEEVLIPIQCEYYALEGLGQLLRNVELVKSHLNPAMEISTILLTMYDGRTRLASQVADEVRGHFGDLVLKTLVPRSVRVSEAPSYGQSVMTYDPGSTGAVSYMEAAREIAHRAKMGAGNRS
- the yidC gene encoding membrane protein insertase YidC, translated to MLDWLYNIVGWVLIEIHSALTTVGLNPDSGWAWGLSIVTLTVLMRLIMVPLFVKQMQTQRKMQDMQPQLMKVRERYKNDKQRLQQEQMKLYQESGTNPLMGCLPLLLQMPVFFALFNVLRNVAQGTAAYGFTPELVESAQNAAIFHAPLAAQFLMSNQELEQYGANPIMAKAVIVIACVIMGTTTYLTMRQSMKRNPMQASSDNPMAQSQKIMMYLAPGFGLFGLGMPIGVLIYWVTSNLWTMGQQHFLYRKPVKDGEESAADAAKTASPNGSAKGLLGKRKESAPEPVEEPKIERRQPKKQSRAKRTGGNPRK
- a CDS encoding peptidoglycan recognition protein family protein, with the protein product MSTATRGTLAAGDRGRAAGAVGFDYVRRAGWAADERLRFDPAGTERWPRDHHPVQTVTVHHTALAVAPDPAESMRSVYRLHAVENGWGDIGYHLVIDPAGTVYEGRFAGGEPSAFGITPGPEGARCVTAGHVGGHNAGNIGVCLLGDFTESGPSDPARKRLVEVLRTLCSLAGVDPRETVAYANPVTGATARVRGVAMHRDWPGDTSCPGEAFAAGFEPLRDSL
- a CDS encoding ParB/RepB/Spo0J family partition protein, yielding MSQQRRGLGKGLGALIPQAPESASLDAPPDVGAEQPAEAQAIGGAYLEEIEVGAVTPNPRQPRQHFDEEALEELRASIAEVGLLQPIVVRKLEGGRYELIMGERRWRASKEVGLETIPAIVRETTDDELLRDALLENLHRQQLNPLEEAAAYQQLLDDFGATHDELAKRIGRSRPHITNTLRLLNLSPSVQRRVAAGVLSAGHARALLSVEESETQDRLARRIVEEGLSVRALEEIITLGETDEKRSSPRRAPARSAPNPEMEEWSRRLSDAFDTRVKINQGRNKGKIVVEFATREDLERIIAAMAPNSATEE
- a CDS encoding Jag family protein gives rise to the protein MAEAPAAESQTEESTVDVAALEREGDIAADYIEGLLDIADYDGDIDMDVEGDRALVSVVGATLDELIGDNGEVLEALQELTRLAVHRTTGNRSRLMLDIGGYRDSRRQALSRLGADAVEDVKKSGEVKPLSPMTPFERKVVHDAVAAAGLRSESEGEEPNRYVVVYPAE